The Haliaeetus albicilla chromosome 11, bHalAlb1.1, whole genome shotgun sequence sequence TGTGGCAATGGCTATCCCTGACACCATCAGAGGTCAGAGAAGTCAGTAAGGTCTAGCTGGCTTAATTCCCTCTCTTCATTCTTGATTTAAGTTTTAAAGGGAGGTGATAACCCACACCACAAAAGTGATTCAAGTCTTTTTACAGCACTTAGTGGTTCACCATCCAAACCCACGAGAATGAGGTCCTCCAGATAAAGTGACCTCACTGGACTCCTGTTCCCATGCACACCTCTCCcattcttccctttctgctgcTTACCAACAGCTTGGGCCTCTTGGACTTTGATACCTTTGCTCATTGACATAAAAGACGACttttagaagaaagaaggaTAAAAGAAGCATTATGTGACCAGTACGCACACTGACCAGCGTTGACCAGCTATTCCAGGTTTGATATTGGGAATGGAAAGCTCTGCACCTCCCTGACACCTTCCCCTAACAACAGAAAGAGCCCTTCTAAAGcaagtaaaaacaaacacatcaaAGCAATGGGGATGGGCTAGGGGGGAATCTTCACATCTATCAATGATATCAACATACTTTATCATCAAGTCAACCCATGTCTCTCACTGCTTCGAAATCTCCAAGGACATTATGGCCTCTGCCGTTCTTAATCTAAAGACTCTGCTCAGCTCCATCACAGGGTGTTTGATCCCTCATATAGCCCTATTAACCTGACAACCCATTCTTGACCTTCTCTGGGTGCTTCCCTTGGTTTTGAACAACAGTTACATTCAGAGACCCCAGGAAAGTTAATGATCCCCCACGTTCACCacaggcagctggagcagtggggagaggagctggagtGCAGTTGGTAGCACTGCAGCCACCAATGTAAGAGCGATACTGAAGCTTACAGCCATAAACAAAACAAGAGGCCAAGCTGGGGTAAATCCTTGCTCTTGCACATAtgtgcacatttaaaaaaacaaaacaaaacaaaaaaccaagcaaTTCCACAGTTTTTTACAGTCctataataacaataaattaACCATTCTAGAAACCTTCCTTTAAGGAATGCCACCTCTGTAAAAGTGTAGAACGGTTTTAAAATTTCACCTGATAAAATATATTACATAGTATAAAACAGTAGAAAAGATGAATAAACCATCATCTCAGTCTTGTGGATTACTTAAACATTTGTCACATTCCTATGGAAACCCACAGTTGTGGTGCACAAGGGCATCCTGCCCCAGTTTAGCAGTTCTCTCTTTTCAAGCCACCTGTACCTTATGAAGGTGGTGAACCACATGCTTACGTTTaagttttaaagtttttctcCATTATAAGGGTGAGTGATCCATTGgcctctgtttttatttcttttaaaaagggaaatctGTAATTCTAAGGACATTACAAAATCCTGTGAACTGAAGGATCTTGTATTTCACACAGTGGGGCCCAAATTATGttctttcctcagtttcctACACAGGAGTCACAAAAAAGAGTCAGTGAACAGGTAAAGAATGAGATGTTGTATTagcagaggagaagaggagaccCTCTTTGGGCTGGTCAGCTATGGGGACATTCTTGTGCCTggtttctgaaaggaaaggcGATATGCCACCTCATACTGCTTAAAGCCACTTGACTTCAAACTCTTCATTCACAGCCATGGCAGCACAAGGATTTCTATCAGACACTCGTGGTAAGGCAGCCAAAGGTGTGGATTTACAGCAGTATAAATACCCCCAATTAAGCATCTGCACGCACTCTGTGGAGGGTAAGCAGTAGGTTACTTCCACTGGCAGGCAACTTCACCCTTGCAATTCTGACCAGTATGAACAAGAAGGCAGACAACCACTAAGACCTTGCAAATTCATTGCACATCTAtgcttttgcatattttatgaTTAGCTTTTGACATGCTTTGTGTTTGACATTACCTGTCCCATCTAATGTCAAGCAGAAAAGGTACTTCAACACTTTTTCATGCAACACTGTGTAGGTGCACAGACTAAACCACTGCCTGTTGGTTTTGTCCAAGAGCATCATCATCTTAGGGTAGGTCTTTACATCAGGCAAACTACAGAGACTCTAAACCGATCCTAAGTTGGTTCGCAGCTGTGTTCACAACAGTGTGAGCTGTGCTCCCTCTAAACAGACAGGACAGTCAACTGAGTTAAGAACATCATTACGTTCAATTCGTGGCTTTTCACACATGAAAAGGGCTCAGGTTAATTGTGCAGGCAAACAAGACCAAGCCTATTTCTTAGTTTCTTAGTTAGCAGTTGGACTGAACTTCTCCCTTTTGTGCAAGCAGCCCACACAAACTGCAGTTTGCCTATGGCATGGTATCTTTCAGTTCAGGAAACCAAAATCAGAAAGATCACAAGAAGCTTCATTTTATTTGGATGTAAACCAGTATCTGACCTCCAAAATCTGTCAGAAGTATACCCTAACACCCGGTTTTCAAAAGGTTTTACTTACTTGTATTTTAAGAGCAGCCACTGAATAAACCACAGTCCTACAAGGATCATGCCGTTGATTTCACAAATAGAAAAAGCCCATTGCACCCGATCAAAGCGATCAAAAAATGCATCTGGTAGGGGAGGCTGCACCTCCTTGGGAGGCACTCGTTCATGAACGACTGAGATAGTCACTGTGGtaaagatgaaacaaaaaagtGCATAAATAAAAGCCAGGAAAGTCTTGCCCCATTCCATAGGATACTGTGAGCGCTCTGGCTCTGGCATGGGGATCTTTATCATCTCCTTCTTATAACCATTTGGCATCCCGTTCAGCTTCATTTTACTGCTAAAGCCATTCTCACGCATGGTGTTGCTCATGCTGACACAGATGTGCCCGTTGACATGCCCGTTTTTGTGAGCCTCAATGTGGTGAgccatttttaaagtttcaatCATGTGCAATAGCCGCTGTCCACTGTCGGAAGACACCCGGGAGAGAGGCGTCTTCTTAAAATCCTCCTCCGTGAGGTTGATCAAATCCTGCCCTGTGAAGCTCTTCAATGGCTCACAATACTCCGGCACAGCATTTTCCGTTAGCCAATTCGTCACCTCCTCAGGTGACCACGACACCACTTCTTTCATCTCGCCAGGCAGCTGGGGCACAGTCTGACATCAATTTTAAACTGGGCAGCAGTCACTGCGACTCCAGCGTGTCGGAAAGCTCCTCCTTGGCTTCATCTTGTCCGAGGAAGCAGTTTGGTGAAAGGCAAGTCTCTGTCTCTAACCACCCGATATGAGCATCCAGGCGCTGTGGCAAATATAGGAAATGGTTCACTTCATATTCGTGTTGGCATTCTTCTTtctggggaggagaaaaaccccaaaccagtcATTAGGACAGCATTTACCAATAGTTTGCAATTCATGTTTGAAGACAAAATTACTGCAAAACAATAGCTAGACTCTGGCATGGAAAAGACTAACTGATTTGAGCTCTGGCCTTGTATACACAGCACTGTCCTTTCCGAGCTTGCTACTGATTTCTCAAGAGCTTTAACAGTTTTGTGTTATGAACACCACTTTGCAGCTGTGGGAGGGACTC is a genomic window containing:
- the SGMS1 gene encoding phosphatidylcholine:ceramide cholinephosphotransferase 1, which produces MKEVVSWSPEEVTNWLTENAVPEYCEPLKSFTGQDLINLTEEDFKKTPLSRVSSDSGQRLLHMIETLKMAHHIEAHKNGHVNGHICVSMSNTMRENGFSSKMKLNGMPNGYKKEMIKIPMPEPERSQYPMEWGKTFLAFIYALFCFIFTTVTISVVHERVPPKEVQPPLPDAFFDRFDRVQWAFSICEINGMILVGLWFIQWLLLKYKSIISRRFFCIVGTLYLYRCITMYVTTLPVPGMHFKCSPKLFGDWESHLRRIMKLIAGGGLSITGSHNMCGDYLYSGHTVILTLTYLFIKEYSPRRLWWYHWLCWALSMVGMFCILLAHDHYTVDVVVAYYITTRLFWWYHTMANQQVLKEASQTNLLARVWWYKPFQYFEKNVQGIVPRSYHWPFPWPVLHRGRQVKYSRLVNDT